One genomic segment of Pseudomonadota bacterium includes these proteins:
- the metZ gene encoding O-succinylhomoserine sulfhydrylase yields MTDTNTPTYRPQTELVRGGLARSAFAETSEALYMTSGYVYETAEAAEAAFKGNDPRYIYSRYGNPTVGMFEERLRLLEGAEACRATSSGMAAVFASLMCQLKAGDRVVASRALFGSCHYIVTEILPRYGVVTTLVDGTDLDQWRDALKPGAKAVFLETPSNPTLEIIDLPAVCDLAHEAGAAVVVDNVFASPLLQKPLELGADVVVYSATKHIDGQGRCLGGAILASDDFVKDNLVPFMRHTGPSLSPFNAWLLLKGLETLDLRVARHCQNAFDVASHLETRNGIIRTLYPTLASHPQRALVQQQMSDGGSVLSFELDGGKDRAFRFLNALKLIDISNNLGDSKSLITHPATTTHQRLSQEDRDHLGIGDGLVRLHVGLEDAEDVKDDLTRALAA; encoded by the coding sequence ATGACCGACACGAATACCCCGACCTACCGTCCCCAGACCGAGCTTGTGCGCGGCGGTCTGGCGCGAAGCGCGTTCGCCGAGACGTCGGAAGCGCTCTATATGACGTCGGGTTACGTCTACGAGACTGCCGAAGCGGCCGAGGCCGCCTTCAAAGGCAATGATCCCCGCTATATCTACTCACGCTACGGCAACCCGACCGTCGGCATGTTCGAGGAACGCCTGCGCTTGTTGGAAGGCGCCGAAGCCTGCCGTGCCACGTCGAGCGGCATGGCCGCGGTGTTCGCGTCCCTGATGTGCCAGTTGAAAGCGGGCGATCGGGTGGTCGCGTCACGCGCCCTGTTCGGATCGTGCCACTATATCGTCACTGAAATTTTGCCGCGCTATGGCGTCGTCACGACCCTGGTTGACGGCACCGATCTGGACCAGTGGCGCGACGCCTTGAAGCCGGGCGCCAAGGCCGTGTTCCTGGAAACGCCGTCCAACCCAACTCTGGAGATTATCGATCTGCCGGCGGTCTGCGACCTCGCGCACGAGGCGGGCGCGGCCGTGGTGGTCGACAATGTCTTCGCCTCACCATTGCTGCAAAAGCCACTGGAACTGGGCGCCGATGTCGTTGTCTATTCGGCGACCAAACATATCGACGGGCAGGGCCGCTGCCTGGGCGGCGCCATCCTGGCCAGCGACGATTTTGTGAAGGACAACCTGGTGCCGTTCATGCGCCACACCGGTCCGTCGCTGAGCCCATTCAACGCGTGGCTCCTGTTAAAGGGATTGGAGACACTCGATCTCAGAGTAGCGCGCCATTGCCAGAACGCGTTTGACGTGGCGAGCCATCTGGAGACCCGCAACGGCATCATCCGCACGCTCTATCCGACGCTGGCCAGCCATCCGCAACGCGCGCTGGTGCAACAACAGATGTCGGACGGCGGCAGTGTCCTATCGTTCGAGCTGGATGGCGGCAAGGACCGTGCGTTCCGTTTCCTGAACGCGCTCAAGCTGATCGATATCTCGAACAATCTGGGTGACTCGAAGAGTCTCATCACCCATCCCGCGACCACAACACATCAGCGGCTGAGCCAGGAGGATCGCGATCATCTTGGCATCGGTGACGGTCTGGTGCGCCTGCATGTCGGTCTGGAAGACGCCGAAGACGTTAAGGACGACCTGACACGAGCACTCGCCGCTTAG
- the denD gene encoding D-erythronate dehydrogenase: MKVVITGGLGFLGRKLAERLLAAGALNGRTIDQIVLFDRVAGAPPFDDQRVLTVIGDLTDPDQVAGMIGDADAVFHLGAIVSGEAEQNLDLGLSVNLDGTRNVLQACRAGGRKPLLVFSSSVAAYGGDLPTTIDDATPLTPATSYGAQKVACELLVIDFTRRGLVDGRSVRLPTIAVRPGKPNKAASGFASGIAREPLNGVEFACPVTPESSMVILSPRRAVDAFVWVAGLAGETLGHDRSILLPGITVTMTEMIEAVRRAGGDAAANRISFEHDPAIQSIVDGWPRAIAAHRAADLGFKGDATIDDVIDAYLADDSPNA; the protein is encoded by the coding sequence TTGAAAGTCGTCATCACCGGCGGGCTAGGCTTTCTTGGCCGCAAACTTGCCGAACGACTCTTGGCCGCCGGTGCGCTGAACGGGCGGACGATCGATCAAATCGTCCTGTTTGATCGCGTCGCCGGTGCCCCGCCGTTTGACGATCAACGCGTCTTGACCGTCATCGGCGACCTGACCGATCCCGATCAGGTAGCGGGCATGATTGGCGATGCGGACGCGGTGTTTCACCTGGGCGCAATCGTCAGCGGCGAGGCGGAACAGAACCTGGATCTTGGCCTAAGCGTCAACCTGGACGGCACGCGCAACGTGCTGCAGGCGTGCCGCGCTGGCGGACGCAAGCCGCTTCTCGTCTTCTCCAGCTCCGTCGCTGCCTATGGCGGCGACCTGCCGACGACGATCGACGATGCGACACCGTTGACACCCGCCACGTCCTATGGCGCGCAGAAGGTTGCGTGCGAACTGTTGGTCATCGACTTCACGCGGCGCGGCCTGGTCGATGGCCGTTCGGTGCGCCTGCCGACGATTGCCGTGCGCCCGGGCAAACCGAACAAGGCAGCTTCTGGCTTCGCCAGCGGCATCGCGCGCGAGCCCCTGAACGGCGTTGAGTTCGCCTGTCCGGTTACGCCGGAAAGCAGCATGGTGATCCTGTCGCCGCGCCGCGCGGTCGACGCGTTCGTTTGGGTGGCCGGGCTGGCGGGTGAGACGCTGGGGCATGACCGATCAATCCTGCTTCCGGGGATCACCGTCACGATGACCGAGATGATCGAGGCGGTCCGTCGGGCCGGCGGCGACGCCGCGGCCAATAGAATCTCCTTCGAGCATGACCCGGCGATCCAATCCATTGTTGACGGCTGGCCGCGCGCCATTGCGGCGCACCGCGCCGCCGATCTGGGATTCAAGGGAGACGCAACCATCGATGACGTCATCGACGCCTACCTGGCGGATGACAGTCCAAACGCTTAA
- a CDS encoding class I SAM-dependent methyltransferase, with amino-acid sequence MGDERRLRAARRAIALLRERVDAHFSIRLWDGSLEPLGTTVVPGLAIQINTPGVLPSVLRRPSLDRLIRHYAHGRLDIEGGTLIDIAGPFAVDKAARRRLKTVNKRALVTALWPLLIAKGDHPDASRQFGDDAEGAERASDDNRRFIQFHYDVGNDFYRLFLDPRMQYSCAWYPTWETGLDDAQEAKLDTTCRKLRLKPGDRLLDIGCGWGGLLLHAAQNYGITGHGVTLSEEQLALAQERVDELGLSDRITLELKDYQNLDGQFDKIASIGMYEHIGLDNIPAYFSKVQTLLAEGGLFLNHAISRGAKKRKKRFSKRPEQQALQKYIFPGGELDDIGHTIAAMEQHGFEVHDVEGWREHYQKTTRIWCERLTARREEAEALVGPETYRIWVAYLGGCSLAFQRGSARIYQTLAGKSAKGPAAVPPSRADLYR; translated from the coding sequence GTGGGCGATGAACGGCGGCTCCGGGCGGCGCGGCGCGCGATCGCCCTGCTGCGCGAGCGGGTCGACGCGCACTTTTCGATCCGCTTGTGGGATGGATCGCTGGAGCCGCTGGGGACCACGGTAGTGCCTGGCCTTGCCATTCAGATCAACACGCCGGGCGTGCTGCCGTCGGTGCTGCGCCGGCCCAGCCTTGACCGGCTGATCCGTCACTATGCCCACGGTCGTCTGGATATCGAGGGCGGCACGCTGATTGATATCGCCGGACCGTTCGCGGTCGACAAGGCGGCGCGGCGGCGGCTCAAGACCGTCAACAAACGCGCGCTCGTGACCGCGCTGTGGCCGCTGTTGATCGCCAAGGGTGATCACCCTGACGCCAGCCGGCAGTTCGGCGACGACGCGGAAGGCGCGGAGCGCGCCAGCGACGACAACCGGCGCTTCATCCAGTTCCACTATGACGTCGGCAACGACTTCTACCGTCTCTTTCTGGACCCCCGGATGCAGTACTCCTGCGCCTGGTACCCGACATGGGAAACCGGACTGGATGACGCTCAGGAAGCCAAGCTCGACACTACCTGCCGTAAACTTCGCCTGAAGCCGGGTGACCGTCTGCTCGATATCGGCTGCGGCTGGGGCGGCCTATTGCTTCACGCCGCACAGAACTACGGCATCACCGGCCATGGCGTCACCTTGTCGGAAGAGCAACTGGCCTTGGCGCAAGAGCGTGTCGATGAGCTGGGTCTCAGCGACCGCATCACGCTGGAACTTAAGGACTATCAGAACCTTGATGGCCAGTTCGATAAGATCGCGTCCATCGGCATGTATGAACACATTGGCCTCGACAACATTCCCGCCTACTTTTCCAAGGTGCAGACCCTGCTCGCCGAAGGCGGACTGTTCCTCAACCACGCGATCTCACGTGGCGCCAAGAAACGTAAGAAGCGCTTTTCCAAGCGCCCCGAACAACAGGCACTGCAGAAGTACATTTTCCCCGGTGGCGAACTCGACGATATCGGCCACACGATCGCGGCGATGGAGCAGCACGGTTTCGAGGTCCACGATGTCGAGGGCTGGCGCGAACATTACCAAAAGACGACGCGGATCTGGTGCGAGCGGCTGACCGCCCGGCGCGAAGAGGCGGAGGCGCTGGTCGGACCGGAGACCTACCGCATTTGGGTCGCCTATCTTGGCGGCTGTTCCCTGGCGTTCCAACGCGGCTCGGCGCGTATCTATCAGACGCTTGCGGGTAAGTCGGCAAAGGGCCCGGCCGCCGTGCCGCCCAGTCGCGCTGATCTCTATCGCTGA
- a CDS encoding MarC family protein, giving the protein METWSEYTRFTVGLLALVDPFTSIPLFLALTAHLTSNGRIKAALAAAVTVTITLLLFQYTGESVVEALGSSLPSFQIAGGIVIAIVGLQMLAMTPMPEVDVEDEVTGQSGTHIGIVPIGIPMLGGAGAIAKVIVESHESAGIEHQGIISLIILGLGVTVAIAYCAAGPIGRVLGTAGLLVINRLAGMIVLAIAVEMVIEGITTHPGL; this is encoded by the coding sequence TTGGAAACCTGGTCTGAGTACACGCGGTTTACGGTCGGGCTGCTGGCCCTGGTCGATCCCTTCACGAGCATCCCCTTGTTCTTGGCGTTGACCGCGCATTTGACGAGCAACGGCCGGATCAAGGCGGCGCTGGCCGCGGCCGTCACCGTGACGATCACGCTGCTGCTGTTTCAATACACAGGCGAGAGTGTGGTCGAAGCGCTGGGTTCGTCGCTGCCATCGTTCCAGATCGCCGGCGGGATCGTGATCGCCATCGTCGGCCTGCAAATGCTGGCCATGACACCCATGCCGGAGGTCGACGTCGAGGACGAAGTCACCGGGCAATCCGGGACCCATATTGGCATTGTACCGATCGGCATACCGATGCTGGGCGGAGCCGGGGCGATCGCCAAGGTCATTGTCGAATCGCACGAGAGCGCCGGGATCGAGCATCAAGGCATCATCTCGCTCATCATTCTGGGCCTCGGCGTCACCGTCGCGATTGCCTACTGCGCGGCGGGGCCGATCGGGCGCGTGCTGGGCACGGCCGGCCTGTTGGTGATCAACCGGCTGGCCGGCATGATTGTCCTGGCCATTGCCGTCGAGATGGTCATCGAAGGCATCACCACGCACCCCGGCCTCTAG
- a CDS encoding M55 family metallopeptidase, translating to MRLYISADIEGIAGVVTRSHTSPEGFEYERAREWMTGEVVAACEAAEVAGVEEIVVSDSHGSGENLLLERLPKGTQVIRSWPRPLAMMQGLETGPFAAAMLIGYHAGSTDMGGVLAHTMTGGIREIRLNGEVASETVLSAAIAGHFDVPVVLATGDDVYCAHARAVFGDIETAEVKWAHGTLSARTMRPEEARDLVGHKAAAALERLRDFKPRGVTAPVTMEIDFKNRMQPELLDYLPNVERPAAYTVRFVADDMLEASKFLEFVTMYDADA from the coding sequence ATGCGTCTATACATTTCCGCCGACATCGAAGGCATCGCCGGTGTCGTCACGCGCAGCCACACGTCGCCCGAAGGGTTCGAGTACGAGCGCGCGCGCGAATGGATGACCGGCGAGGTCGTCGCGGCGTGTGAAGCGGCCGAAGTCGCCGGCGTGGAGGAGATCGTTGTCAGCGATTCCCATGGCAGCGGCGAAAACCTGCTGCTGGAACGGCTGCCCAAGGGTACCCAGGTCATCCGTTCGTGGCCCCGGCCGCTGGCCATGATGCAGGGCCTGGAGACTGGTCCGTTCGCGGCCGCCATGCTGATCGGCTATCACGCCGGCTCGACCGATATGGGCGGCGTTCTCGCCCACACCATGACAGGCGGCATCCGCGAGATCAGGTTGAATGGCGAGGTCGCGTCGGAGACGGTGCTGAGCGCGGCCATCGCCGGGCACTTTGATGTGCCTGTCGTTCTGGCGACCGGCGATGACGTCTATTGCGCCCATGCGCGCGCCGTGTTCGGCGACATCGAGACGGCGGAGGTGAAGTGGGCGCATGGCACGCTGTCGGCACGGACCATGCGTCCGGAAGAGGCCCGCGATCTCGTCGGCCACAAAGCGGCGGCCGCCCTGGAACGGCTCCGCGACTTCAAGCCGCGCGGCGTGACGGCGCCGGTCACCATGGAGATCGACTTCAAGAACCGCATGCAGCCCGAACTGCTGGACTATCTGCCGAATGTCGAGCGACCGGCTGCCTATACGGTGCGCTTTGTCGCCGACGACATGCTGGAAGCATCCAAGTTCCTGGAGTTCGTCACCATGTACGACGCCGACGCTTAG
- a CDS encoding homocysteine S-methyltransferase family protein gives MATIEEKLRDGELVIIDGAMGTELEHRGVPMDALAWSGAAVIDYPDAVVAAHRDYIEAGAEAIITNTFGMSPFMLAKTRHADKADDSLRRAVRLAHQARDEAGRPDIAIIGSISTMGAGGDIDSPIAPPRPDEAAQGFDHMVRVFEEEGCDAIALEMMEDLDRAPLAMAAAKRGRLPVWLGVSCGRAEGSDDMVSFDYPDIRFADVLDALLPMSPDVVNIMHSDIRVTEDALAMVKARWSGPLGVYPESGYFTMPNWQFVDIIEPADLVQEAKNWVAWGARLVGGCCGLGPDHVRALAAARSELAP, from the coding sequence TTGGCAACGATCGAAGAAAAACTGCGCGATGGCGAACTCGTCATCATTGACGGCGCCATGGGCACCGAGTTGGAACACCGTGGCGTGCCGATGGATGCGCTCGCCTGGAGCGGTGCGGCCGTTATCGACTACCCCGACGCTGTCGTTGCCGCCCACCGCGACTATATCGAGGCCGGTGCCGAGGCGATCATCACCAACACCTTCGGCATGTCGCCCTTCATGCTGGCCAAGACACGTCACGCGGATAAGGCCGATGACAGTCTGCGCCGGGCTGTGCGGCTGGCGCACCAGGCGCGTGACGAGGCCGGCCGTCCCGACATCGCGATCATCGGCTCGATCTCGACCATGGGCGCAGGCGGCGATATCGACAGCCCGATCGCACCGCCGAGGCCCGACGAGGCGGCGCAGGGTTTCGACCATATGGTGCGGGTGTTCGAGGAAGAAGGCTGTGACGCGATCGCGCTGGAGATGATGGAGGATCTGGATCGCGCGCCGCTGGCGATGGCGGCTGCGAAACGGGGTCGCCTGCCGGTCTGGCTAGGGGTGTCGTGCGGCCGCGCGGAGGGCAGCGACGATATGGTCAGTTTCGACTATCCCGATATTCGCTTCGCCGATGTTCTCGACGCCTTGCTGCCGATGAGCCCCGACGTGGTCAACATCATGCACAGCGATATCCGCGTCACCGAGGACGCGCTTGCCATGGTCAAGGCGCGCTGGTCAGGGCCGCTGGGCGTCTACCCGGAGTCCGGCTACTTCACGATGCCGAACTGGCAATTCGTCGATATCATCGAGCCCGCCGACCTTGTGCAAGAAGCCAAGAACTGGGTCGCATGGGGTGCGCGCCTGGTCGGTGGATGCTGTGGGCTTGGTCCCGACCACGTTCGCGCCCTGGCAGCGGCTCGCAGCGAACTAGCGCCTTGA
- a CDS encoding LysE family translocator, giving the protein MSWELWIAFVVASSALLAIPGPTVLIVVSYALGKGRQSAWATVPGLTLGDFVAMTISLMGAGAVLAASAELFTILKLAGAGYLIWLGVKLWRARADPGATVGAAIDGEGRRMFWNSFVVTALNPKSIVFFIAFVPQFIDPTAPVFWQFVVLESTFLFLAAVNGVIWAVLAGNMRARFQRPATLRLANRIGGSFLIGAGLLTAFARRAG; this is encoded by the coding sequence ATGTCGTGGGAATTGTGGATCGCCTTCGTGGTGGCCAGTTCGGCGCTGTTAGCGATACCAGGGCCGACGGTCTTGATCGTCGTGAGCTATGCGCTCGGCAAGGGCCGGCAAAGCGCGTGGGCGACCGTGCCGGGCCTGACGCTGGGCGACTTTGTCGCCATGACCATCTCGTTGATGGGTGCCGGCGCGGTCCTGGCGGCCTCGGCTGAGCTTTTCACGATCCTGAAACTCGCCGGCGCCGGCTACCTGATCTGGCTTGGCGTCAAGCTGTGGCGCGCCCGGGCCGATCCCGGTGCGACCGTCGGCGCGGCCATCGATGGCGAGGGCCGGCGGATGTTCTGGAACAGTTTCGTCGTGACGGCGCTGAACCCCAAGAGCATCGTCTTCTTTATTGCCTTTGTGCCCCAATTCATCGATCCCACCGCGCCGGTGTTCTGGCAGTTCGTCGTCTTGGAATCGACGTTCCTGTTCCTGGCGGCGGTCAACGGCGTCATCTGGGCGGTCTTGGCCGGCAACATGCGCGCGCGGTTCCAGCGCCCCGCGACGCTGCGCCTGGCCAACCGGATCGGCGGTTCGTTTCTGATCGGCGCCGGTCTGTTGACCGCCTTCGCGCGACGCGCTGGCTAA
- a CDS encoding hemerythrin family protein, whose protein sequence is MSDESGTASIDGALDQMRAEHDQLIRTVDEIKQAIGANDVAGATKLIVQLQVHQQAHFDHEVALMERYRYPHADHHQTSHTSLIDTLHSIYRLISLENLHQLSDELAEYLEKSMQHIIEVDRPLQDFLNIARDGDD, encoded by the coding sequence GTGAGCGATGAAAGCGGCACCGCTTCGATCGACGGCGCGCTCGATCAGATGCGGGCCGAGCATGACCAGCTGATCCGCACGGTCGACGAGATCAAGCAAGCCATTGGCGCCAATGACGTGGCCGGCGCGACGAAACTGATCGTGCAGCTTCAGGTGCATCAGCAGGCCCACTTCGATCACGAGGTCGCGTTGATGGAGCGCTATCGCTATCCGCATGCTGATCACCACCAAACCAGCCACACCAGTCTGATCGACACGCTGCACAGCATCTACCGGCTGATCAGCCTGGAGAACCTGCATCAATTGAGTGACGAACTGGCCGAGTACCTGGAGAAGTCGATGCAGCACATCATCGAGGTTGACCGACCGTTGCAGGATTTCTTGAACATCGCGCGGGACGGCGACGACTGA
- the hemA gene encoding 5-aminolevulinate synthase gives MTSSHDERLRDSLDNLKAEGRYRIFADLERIAGRFPRANYRNEKGEVREVTVWCSNDYLGMGQHEKVVSAMHSALDTCGAGAGGTRNISGTTHNHVLLEMELAELHGKESALLFTSGYVANQTTLATLGRHLKDCVILSDADNHASMIDGIRASGAEKHIFRHSDPEDLDRLLSQVPAGRSKLVAFESVYSMDGDIAPIAALCFVAERHGAMTFLDEVHAVGLYGPHGAGIAERDGVADRLDIIQGTLGKAFGCMGGYITGSATLCDFVRSHGSGFIFTTSLPPMLLAGALASVRHLRESSAERERHQERAQRLKDLLSTAGLPVAMTPSHIVPVMVGDPTACKQASDLLLRDHAIYVQPINYPTVPRGSERLRITPTPLHSDGDMDHLVRALDDVWSQLGLKDAA, from the coding sequence ATGACAAGCAGCCATGACGAACGGTTACGTGACAGCCTCGACAATCTGAAGGCCGAAGGACGTTATCGCATCTTTGCCGATTTGGAGCGCATTGCCGGGCGTTTCCCGCGCGCGAACTACCGTAATGAAAAAGGTGAGGTTCGCGAGGTAACCGTCTGGTGTTCCAACGATTACCTGGGCATGGGACAACACGAAAAAGTTGTATCGGCGATGCACAGTGCGCTGGACACCTGTGGCGCCGGGGCCGGCGGCACACGCAATATATCCGGCACCACGCACAATCACGTTTTGCTGGAAATGGAGCTCGCCGAGCTGCACGGCAAGGAATCGGCGCTTCTGTTCACCTCCGGCTACGTCGCCAACCAGACCACGCTGGCGACACTGGGCCGCCACCTGAAGGACTGCGTTATTCTGTCGGACGCGGACAACCACGCGTCGATGATTGACGGCATACGCGCCAGCGGCGCCGAAAAGCACATCTTCCGCCACAGCGACCCCGAAGACCTCGATCGCCTGCTGAGCCAGGTGCCTGCCGGACGCTCCAAGCTGGTCGCCTTTGAAAGCGTCTATTCCATGGACGGCGACATCGCGCCGATCGCCGCCTTGTGCTTTGTCGCCGAACGCCACGGCGCCATGACATTTCTGGACGAGGTTCACGCCGTCGGCCTCTATGGCCCGCACGGCGCCGGTATTGCCGAGCGTGACGGCGTTGCTGACCGGCTCGACATCATTCAGGGCACGCTGGGCAAGGCCTTCGGCTGCATGGGCGGCTACATCACCGGCTCGGCGACGCTCTGTGATTTTGTCAGGAGCCACGGGTCCGGTTTCATCTTCACCACGTCGCTACCGCCGATGCTGCTGGCTGGCGCCTTGGCCAGCGTGCGCCACTTGAGAGAATCCAGCGCCGAACGCGAACGCCATCAGGAGCGTGCCCAGCGGCTGAAGGATCTTCTGAGCACCGCCGGTCTGCCGGTGGCCATGACCCCCAGCCACATCGTCCCGGTCATGGTCGGCGATCCAACCGCCTGCAAGCAGGCGAGCGACCTTTTGCTCCGCGACCACGCGATCTACGTACAGCCGATCAACTATCCGACCGTGCCGCGCGGGAGCGAGCGCCTGCGCATAACGCCAACGCCGTTGCACAGCGATGGCGATATGGACCATCTGGTCCGGGCCCTCGATGACGTCTGGTCGCAACTGGGTTTGAAGGACGCAGCCTGA
- a CDS encoding MFS transporter gives MITDDNRRWWVAGTMGLPLITLTIDVFGVTVALPSIGRDLNTGTVTLAWVINAFMLGFASMLIVGGRLGDLLGRRKLLLAGVVLFVASSILSGLAPSGSWLIAARGIQGVAGGFVYANSLSVVANAFPSEQRHLGISLWIGIGAVGSAVGPFVGGLLTEELSWRWFFLLNVPIGAVAVIMTFLLVKESRDEEAPPKIDWFGCALSVAGLVLIVMGLQLAGNLGWSSLTVWACLVVGLAVSAAFIVFETKTRFPLIDFQLFRNRNFGSSASVGFVINFTLGALMLYLALYLQHVLKLSPLSAGLVFLGYSGMMAVISTSNAYFMNRWGARRTMATGMLLNAASFLVLAFAEPTTGLVIIVAALVLGGAGQSFAYTTATSLAMASVSEQKSGAASGAVGMIRISATTVGVAVSTAVFKAIENGELVSHIGKAGGRLTRAEARDIHVLVAGSDQAAAKLAHDVPAAAGKMSDIVNQALMAGFGGAMFLCVAASVVGLMVAFLARSRPPAGEKS, from the coding sequence ATGATAACCGATGACAACCGGCGTTGGTGGGTCGCGGGCACCATGGGGCTTCCGCTCATCACGCTGACCATCGACGTGTTTGGTGTCACCGTCGCCCTTCCCTCGATCGGTCGCGATCTCAACACCGGCACCGTCACGCTTGCCTGGGTTATCAATGCGTTCATGCTGGGCTTCGCCAGCATGCTGATCGTCGGCGGCCGGCTTGGCGATCTTCTGGGCCGGCGCAAGTTGCTGCTTGCCGGCGTCGTGCTCTTCGTCGCCTCTTCCATACTGTCCGGCCTTGCGCCATCCGGATCCTGGCTGATCGCGGCGCGTGGGATCCAGGGCGTCGCGGGCGGTTTTGTCTACGCCAACTCACTTTCTGTGGTGGCGAACGCCTTCCCCAGCGAACAACGCCATCTCGGTATCAGTTTGTGGATTGGCATCGGTGCCGTCGGTTCGGCGGTCGGACCGTTTGTCGGCGGCTTGTTGACCGAAGAACTGTCATGGCGCTGGTTTTTCCTTTTGAACGTGCCCATCGGCGCGGTCGCCGTCATCATGACGTTCCTGTTGGTCAAGGAATCCCGCGATGAAGAGGCACCGCCAAAGATCGACTGGTTCGGCTGCGCGCTTTCGGTCGCCGGCCTCGTCCTCATCGTCATGGGACTGCAACTGGCCGGCAATCTCGGCTGGTCGTCATTGACCGTTTGGGCATGCCTTGTTGTCGGTCTCGCCGTTTCGGCTGCCTTCATCGTGTTCGAGACCAAGACCAGGTTCCCCTTGATCGACTTCCAGTTGTTCCGAAACCGTAACTTCGGCAGCAGCGCGTCCGTCGGCTTCGTGATCAACTTCACGCTGGGCGCGTTGATGTTGTATCTGGCGCTCTACCTTCAGCACGTTTTGAAGCTCTCGCCGCTTTCCGCTGGCCTGGTGTTTCTTGGGTACTCCGGCATGATGGCGGTGATATCGACGTCCAATGCGTATTTCATGAACCGCTGGGGCGCACGGCGGACGATGGCCACGGGCATGCTGTTGAATGCCGCCAGCTTTCTGGTCCTTGCGTTCGCGGAGCCGACAACCGGTCTGGTCATCATCGTCGCGGCTCTCGTCTTGGGTGGCGCCGGCCAATCGTTCGCCTACACGACCGCGACATCGCTGGCCATGGCGTCCGTGTCCGAGCAGAAATCCGGCGCCGCATCCGGCGCTGTTGGCATGATCAGGATTTCCGCCACGACGGTTGGCGTGGCCGTTTCGACAGCGGTCTTCAAGGCGATCGAAAACGGAGAGCTGGTATCGCATATCGGCAAGGCCGGTGGTCGTCTGACGCGCGCGGAGGCCCGCGACATTCACGTCTTGGTGGCCGGTTCCGATCAGGCCGCCGCTAAGCTGGCCCATGACGTACCGGCAGCCGCGGGCAAGATGTCGGACATCGTCAATCAGGCTTTGATGGCGGGCTTCGGCGGCGCGATGTTTCTTTGCGTTGCTGCATCGGTGGTTGGTTTAATGGTCGCCTTCCTGGCCCGGTCGCGACCTCCGGCTGGCGAAAAGAGCTGA